TCATCAGCAGCACGAGCAGCGCCGAGAGAGCTGCGGTGGTGAGCCGGCTCAGCCGAAAAGGAAACTCCCAGGGTTTGGCCTGAACCACGGCGCTGAGAATATCTCCGCGGCCGATCCAGATGCCCTTCAGATAGAAGGCCCAGGATCCCGATTTTGCCGCGGCCGGTCTTTCCTCCAATCTCAGGTCCGCCACATCCTGCAGTTCGGCGTCCAGTTGTCCCAACTCCTTTTCGGAAAACCCAACCATATTTTCCAGATTGTCGCGATGACCGGGTGCAAACATGTATCGGGCCGGGTCTGTGCAATGGGGCAGGCCGTTCAGGTCTCCGAACAGGTGCATGCCGAGAGAGCAGAGGCGGCGGGCGGGCCGATCCTGCCCCTCTTCCTCAAAGCCCAGCCTGGCCAGGGAAATAACCGCAACGCCGATGGTCCTGGAAGGGACAGCCAGGGCAAAAGGTTTGTAATAGGTCTGCAGGTCGTCACCGGTCAAAACGAAGGCAAAATCCCAGTGGCGGATATCCCGCTCCTCCACGCCCTCCGCCAGCAGCCGGGTTGGTTCGATCGACCCCTGCCGCAGCGCTTCGGTTCGTCTGACCAGGGGCATATGCCAATCGAACTCCGGAAAAACCTGCCCAAGGTGAGCTGACATGCAATCCCTGGCTGCCACGACGGCATCCAGGTCGGCGGCTTCCAGTTCTCTTGGGATCAACCAACCAAGATCGATACGACGGGAAAGCCGCTGGTGTTCGGACGGCGTTTGGGAGGTCATCATTTCGGATGTCTTCCTGCAACGGGATTTTTCTTAATTCTACCGAAGAGGTTATAGGATGTCATGAAGGATGAGGGGACAGACTGAGCCTGATGTTTTAAAGGAGGCGCGCTGAAAGGATCGGAAAAGAGACATGCCGCCTCCACGCGGGCGGCATGTCTGCAGATCGGTCTGTCTGGTCAGTTTATTTCCAACCGGGCAAGGCGAAGAAAGTCTTCGTTTTCGGCCAGGGTCTTGGGGATAATGACGGTGACGCCGTAGCCCTGCTCCAGAAGCTTCAGGCCGGCTTCTCCCATCATTTCACCTGCCGATAAATCGGTATGCTCCCTGGAGGGCAGCCGCCCCTTTTTCAGAATGTCGATGATTTCACCGACATGGTTCAGGCCGATGGTGAAGATGGCCCTGTGCTGGCTAATGCGGCCGTTGGCCACCGCCTCCTCGACGGTGTCGGGAATGTTCTGCAGCATGACGATGGTGCGTTCGCCCTGAAGCCCGTGAATTCTGGGAAGGACGGATAGGTCTCCCTTTCTGGTCGCTTTCTGCAGCAGGCCGCGAATGGTCCGGTAAAGCTCCTCGTTTTCCACCTGTCCCAGGGGAATATTGTAGTTGGCATTGAGAAGCATGTCGGCGTTGACGAATCGCGCTTCTCCCAGTCTGGTTTCCAGGGTCTGATTGTCGAGGCCGACGTTTTCCCGCACCACTTCCGCCGGTGCTGAATCCTCGCCGGGTGTCAATTTTTTGAAAAAACCTTCCGGCAGCAGCATGCCGACATTCTGTTCCTGAATGAGCCATTCCCCGATACGAAAAATTTCGGCCTGCACCTTGATAATATCCTCGGAGTTTTGGCCGGTTATGGCGCTGCGATGACTCTGCCCGATAATGTAGAGCTGTTTGGGGGATTCGGCGTTTTTCCGGTAGATGACCTGGCCGTATTCAGAAGGGACAAGGTGCCTCGGGGCCGTTCCTTCGGCCGTGGCCTCAGAAAAACTGTCAGCAATGCACTCCGTCGTCGAGGTCAGTGTAATGACAGAGGCCAGTAACAATGCCGGGAACACCATAGGGATGCAAAGGTTGCGTGAAACAAGAATGCAAAAATTGCGCAGATTTGAGAACATCTCAATCCTTCCTTTTCAACTGTCAAAAAATTGTCCCTACCGCGTGGTTGTGAGGAGGAGGGCCGGGTCTCATTGCGTGTGGCGAGGGGGTATGTGCAGGGCCGGATAAGATTTTTATGGGTTTTTGCACCAACCATGCCAGTAGCGGAAGCTCAGGGCCGTCCCATAAAAGCTGTTTCGAAAAAGGCGGATTGAGTGGCTGTCTGAATAAGCTGAAGTGATCACGGATATTTGCGCAGTTTTAATAAATCAGTATCCAACTCATTGGTTTTGCGTCCATTTTTATCGATTGACAACCCTTTTTGGGATGCTACAAGTGTTTATCAATCGGTTGGGGCAGAAAACCGAAATTGCAGACTCGCACCATGTTGCAGGTCAAAAATGAGTGGGTGGTTTTTCAGAAAAATTCCGAAAGGAGAACCAAAGATGAGACGTATAGTCCTGATTACCACAATGGCTTTCATTGCCGGGCTCTTCACTGTCAGCCAGGGTTTGGGAGCCGGCGAGTACGGGCAAGATCAAGTCTCAGAAGATGCTGCGGGAATGGATCAGGGAACGACTGGCATGGATCAGGGAACGACTGGCATGGATCAGGGAACCACGGGTATGGACGAGGGAGCCACGGGCATGGACCAGGGGATGTCCGGAATGGATCCAACCACGGCTGCAGTTCAATTGGACAGCAGCCAGATCTCCGAAGTACAGAGACTTCTCCAGGAGCAGGGTTATGACCCGGGCTCCACGGACGGCGTGATGGGGACTCAGACCCAGGAAGCACTGCGCAATTTCCAGGAATCTCAGGGCCTGGCCGCCTCCGGCGAGCCCACTGAGGAAACCCTGAGGGCCTTGGCTCCGGATGCGGAAACCCAGGAAATGTTGGGTATTTCTCCGGAGTTCGGCCAGGATCAGATGCAGCAGGATCAGATGCAGGAGCCGATGCAGCCTGAGGAGATGGGGCAGGAACAGCCCCAGGATGGCGGGATTGGCGAATCCGAACCTCAGGGGTCCACTTACTAACCCTTATTTTCAGACCCACCCACGAGATCAGCCAGGGCGAAATTCGCCCTGGCTTTTCTTTTGAAATCCGGCTCAAAGGCGCAAAGGCGCCAGGAAAGGGTTTGGAGGTTTTGAATTTCGTTGAGTCCAGGTGACCTTGAATTTTTTAGGGCTAGAAGAATTCAGGAGGATTTTCAGGATGAGAGGCAGGGGAATCGGTCGTCGATCTTTTCGTACTCCCGATACATGTTGAGGATCAGACCGTCGGCAAGCCCAAATTTGGGCACATAGATCCTGCTGATATCAGCCCATTCCATGATCGCAGAATAGACTTTTCCTGCCGGCACGATGACATCGGCACGGTCAGGTTTCAACTTGAATTCGCGAATCCGGCCCTCCATGTCCAGATTGGCCAGGGTCTCAACCAGTTGGCTAAGCTTCTTGCGGGTCAGCGGGCGCTTTTCATCCAGTTTGGCCATCCGATGCAACCGACCGATGTTTCCGCCGCTGCCGATAGCGACCGCATCCAGTTCCCGGCAGTTCTTCTGTACCCAATGCTGCATCCGCTGCCACTCCCCCTCGGGAACGGCATTGTTGAGGGTCCTGACCCCGCCGATCATGAAAGAACTCGATGCCAGGCGCAATCCCTCGGCGAAAAGGCTCAGCTCCGTGCTGCCTCCGCCTACATCTATGTAGAGAAAGGAGTCGTGGTCGAAGAATTGACGGTCGATGCGGTTGCCGAAGATCAGCTCGGCCTCCTGCTTGCCGTCGATAATTTCCAGGCGCAGGCCGGTTGATTCGGCGATCTCCCTGACCACCTCTCCCCCGTTGCGTGATTCACGCATGGCGCTGGTGGCGCAGGCGCGAATGGCGCGGGGACGAAACACCTTCATCAGATGGTGGAAGGCTTTGATGGTTTCGGTCAGTTGGCGAGTCGTGTCCCTGCTGAGTTCCCGGCGGGTGAAAACATCCGTTCCGAGGCGCAGGGGGATGCGCACCAGCAGCTCCTTTTCGACCCGCGGCGAGCCCTGCAGCAGAACGCGGCCAATCAACAGGCGGACGGCATTGGTGCCGATGTCGATGGCCGCGTAGCGATCACTTTGCATAAACCGTCTCCGGGGGCTGTGAAACTTCTCCGGCCGCACCCTGCAGGTATTCCGTCAAGGCCAGTTGGGCCTGAACCACAGGTTTTTGGGCAGGACGAAAATGATTGTCGAGGTTTCCGTTCCAGACTCGGGCCTTGACGTTATCCTGCCACTGGATCTCGAAATACCGGCTGAGCTCCTGTCGAAGCCGGGCATCGTAGATCGGGCAGGCAACCTCAATCCGCCGATCGAAATTGCGCGGCAGCCAATCGCCCGAGGAAATATAGTAACGGGGATCGCCGTTATTGCAAAAGATGAAAAAACGGGAATGCTCCAAAAACCTGTCGACGATGCTGATGGCTTCGATATTGCCCATCAATGAGGGCTGGTCCGGTACCAGGGAGAACATGCTGCGCACGATGAGCTGGATCCTGACCCCCGCCCTCGCGGCACGATTCAGCAGTCTTACCGTGTCGAAGTCGGACAGGTTGTTGATTTTTACCTTGATCCAGGCCGGACGCCCCTCCCGGGCCGCCTTGATTTCGTTCTGGATCAGCCGGTGCGTTCGGCCGCGCAGGTGGAAGGGAGCCACGATCAGGTGCCGGAAATAGGGGATCTGGTAATGGTTGTCGATAAAGTCGAAAACCCTGGCCACCTCGGCGGTGACTCTCTTGTCCGTCGTCATCAGAAGATGGTCGGTATAGAGCGAAGCGGTATCCTCGTTGAAATTTCCGGTCCCGACGCAGGCATAATGGCGCTTTTTGCCCTGTTCCTTGCGGCTGATCAGGCACAACTTGCCGTGGACCTTCAGTCCGTGAACGCCATGAACCACCCGGACCCCTTCGTCGCTCAGCATCTCCGACCAGCGCAGGTTTGCCTCCTCGTCGAAACGGGCCTGGAGTTCCAT
The genomic region above belongs to Syntrophotaleaceae bacterium and contains:
- a CDS encoding peptidoglycan-binding domain-containing protein; amino-acid sequence: MRRIVLITTMAFIAGLFTVSQGLGAGEYGQDQVSEDAAGMDQGTTGMDQGTTGMDQGTTGMDEGATGMDQGMSGMDPTTAAVQLDSSQISEVQRLLQEQGYDPGSTDGVMGTQTQEALRNFQESQGLAASGEPTEETLRALAPDAETQEMLGISPEFGQDQMQQDQMQEPMQPEEMGQEQPQDGGIGESEPQGSTY